agttttatagatgagcaaagtatgacttagattccgtctttccgagaccggaatctagtcacgatctcgacttagatatccgaaatggatctaagtcggatcgacgcctaatgttccttacccgggaacgcgtcctcgcagtcactcccctccagtgacttacctcacttacctgccagacgtccggtcagcccgtcgacccgtctggacttctcgccaagcgtccggtcagcccgtcgacccgcttggacttctcgccagctatccggtcagcccgtcgacctagctggacttctcgccaagcgtccggtcagcccgtcgacccgcttggacttctcgccagctatccggtcagcccgtcgatctagctggacttttcctgcacacttgatcaaagtgtcagacgacaacaaacctaacttaacctgatttgtcattcatcaaaacctgaattagaccgttagtgctaaccgcaccaacagtaccctttcgcaacaagcctagctttgaaggtttctaccttcccgtctgtccctcttttccttttgtagatccacatgcatccaatggcttttacaccatcgggtggttctacaagctcccagaccttattagagtacatagactctatttcagaattcattgctttttgccaagatactgcatctatatcttggagtgcttcgttatatgtacagggatcaggttcatgtttacccgggatcaagtccgaagactctcccaaaaatatgaatatcTCAGGTTCccttacaactctcccactacgacgaggcactgtctgtggttgtgtatcatgtgtgacacgtgttgcagtctcttgtggtacttcatcttgtactgttggtactaaagtagacgtgtcctctctaagttcttctaaaataactttgctactggacttgtgatccattatatagtcttcttctaaaactgggcattggtgctaacaatgaccttctggtctttagaactataaaataaaccacctttcgttcctctgggataacctataaacatgcgaacttctgtacgagattctaacttatcagcatctggtttcagtacatgtgctggactaccccaaatccgaatatatcttagactggattttcgcccattccacaattctgtgggagtagaagaaactgatttagaaggtactaagttcagaatgtacactgccgtttccaaagcgtatccccaaaatgaatttggtaattctgaataactcatcattgatataaccatctccataagagtcctattccttcgttctgccataccattctgttgaggtgtaccaggtgcagacagttgggattgaatctcggcctctgataagtaattcctaaactctcctaagaggtattcgccaccacgatcagaccgttgtgtcttgatacttttacctagtcgtttctccacatcagccttgtactctttgaacttatcaaagcactcggacttgtgacacattaggtaaatgtatccgtatcttgaataatcatctataaaagagacaaaatattcaaaaccacctctcgcctggatagacataggaccacacaaatcagaatgaaccaattctaatacttctttagctctataccccttggccttaaaaggcctcttggtcattttaccttccaagcaagattcacaagttgaaaaattttccaactctaatgaacccaagattccattggctataagcctttgaatcctacttaagttaatatgaccaagccttagatgccaaagatatgcttggttcatttccgaaggttcttttctcttatttgagttagaagatgtgttattaatttccatgttttgcttcatgggagaaattatatttaaagtatataaattgccaaccaatgcaccagaacagataatcactttatttctcttaataaccacatcgttactaaaggaaactgaatatccatccaaaaacagtttagaaactgaaattaaattctttctaaaactgggtacataaagacaatttcttaaaaccaaatttctatttctattaaaagataagtatacgtctcccactgcaacagccgccaccttagtagcattgcccatgtagacgataactctccttcagatagtcgtcgggtttcctggaacccctgcaaggaattgcagacatgatcagtggctcctgtatctacacaccaggtgctgatagataacaccgctaaacatatttcaacaaccagagcatgagatatacctttgttgttttgattcctacgagggcagTTCGCCTTCCAatatcctgactgcttgcagatgaagcacttgcccttcggcttcttcattccagctttaggtcttgtactctgagatttattcactttctttgctgagctgacttgttcttcttcttctttcctttcgatttagaagtagaaccattttcagcatagtgaatatgagaattatgacggaacaaaccttctgctgcctgaagttctgtcagtagttccgccaatgaatatacccttttattcatattgtaattcaaggtagcgtttggaggatcatatcgatctgggtttccccatcaatttctcctccaaggatttgcatttcattcagataagtcatcatctttaggatatgatccctcacaggagtaccctcttgcatggtggctatcattatctttctcatggcttcttgcttagaggcccgatcctggtgaccaaagagttctttgagattgttcataatatcataggttgttggtaaatcttgatgctgatgttgcaatacatttgacactgaagccaaaatgtaacaccacgtcatctcatatgcttttacccatttcctatgatactcaatctcctcttgagtagattcaccattgggtgtatcagggcaaggttcagtcagtacaaatttatagctttcagcagttagaacaatatccaggttccttttccaatctatgtagttaggaccagtaagtctgttctcttttaatatgatagccagtgggttgaaagtcatcctaagaatcacaaataacttttggtcagaactctaaatttagaatagtattgattcctcaaacaatactattttaaattaaccaacaccttaaaacaccgtgaattttgtatgtcacgatagtgtggacgtatataaattcaacatttgtaaaaggagggtttaacccattaattttattatcttgtcaacctaactttttgacaaataaaattaatagttgatttcttttggtcacacgaataataacagtgactccgatggggaggatactattagacgtgcctaagtgtataccattacttgacactaagttcattaataagatagtgccccttctgatggggaagatcacacgctcttaattaacttcctatagtcatccaaaatggaagtttaatctagtgatctgcaaacaagctcatctgaaccaatggtttggccggccctagcttgatccacaagctagctttgttggcccctatatcatgggtatgaaggtgggtataggtggttatagtactctataaataagaggctacgatagggatcgagaggaggaattggttttggtctcccaataaaattaagcatcccgtgttcgccccgaacacacaacttaattttatcaataataattcattccactagagaactattattgaactaccgcaccaatctcaaattacatttttgggctccttcttattatgagtgtattagtctccctgtgtttaagatgtcgaatgtccactaattaagtgaattactgacaactcatttaattaatatcttagtccaagaatagtatcactcaaccttatcgtcatgtcggactaagtccacctgcagggtttaacatgacaatccttatgagctcttcttgggggcattatcaacctagatcactaggacacagtttccttctataatcaacaacacacactataagtgatatcatttcccaacttatcgggcttattgatttatcaaactaaatctcacccattgataaattaaagaaataaatatcaaatatatgtgcttgttattatattaggattaagagcacacacttccataataactgaggtctttgttcctttataaagtcagtataaaagaaaatgacctctgatggtcctacaatacactctaagtgtactagtgtaattatatagttaagataaactaatacctaattacactacaaccttgcaatggtttgttcctttccattttggtcgtgagctactgtttataatttataaggtactaataatattatcttctgtatgtgacaccacatactatgttatctacaatataaactaattgaacaactacaaacaaatgtagataatttgaccaaatgtgattctttattaaataaatgtttacaaaaacttaggctttcagtatacactctaacacttgtaacgttggcaatgctcctaaacccatttagaagcataagtaatgagcgatatctagcaacacatcattagtacccaagttaaaagaatgttgcgatccaacatcaccttgtgactactaattgtgactcctcacaatatatgacaagtgtccttctatcctagacatctagattgatcaatgtgaggcatagaccgtgtcatcctctaatcaatctaaatcttgaactccaagtagactcactcgatcaaatgagctcaatatctcatattgactcatttgggcatggccatgcacttcgtggtctcactctatcaagaatatcgatgtcactctcgtcatataggagggatatatcccatctacattactcacatccctctgcataattcgttacatacccagtaatcgcctttatagtccacccagttacgggtgacgtttgacgaaaccaaagtacataactccttatgtagggagccatgatgacttcaggtctaaggactaatagtcatactaatagccacatgagaaagtatatgacactcatataacgatccatgatactttctcatggcgggtcattcagtatacattctccaatgcatactcatgtgtcaacttgatatctctatatccatgacttgtgagatcaagtcatcgagttgacctacatgctagtctcgtcgcattaacattgtccctgaatgttaatactcgactatgaatgattaagagtagcgttccctatatcatcttactatcgattcaaccaatcgattgatataggtaagaaccttctactcaaggacgttactatacttagtttatttggcaccaatacaagtaagcataataaccaaaaaccaaatgtctttatatatataagaatatgatacaatgagtcaatacaacaatcatcaaatgattggttctagggctctaactaacaatttgtTGATAGGAATGACCATTGAATACTTAGACATAAACTTGAGAGAAATATTAAAGTTTTCAATGGTTTCCAATTATGTGTCAATATTTAAAAATGGgggttatttttataaaaaaaaatatttttcttgatagtatatggcATAGTAATGTCTACCCAAACTTTCATAACTTttggaattttatagaattatttatgtatttttaaaattcgGTCTAAAATCAAAATCATAAATTCAGTTATGGAAATTGATTAGATCAATCGATTACCACATCCTAATCGATTAGAGCaagcatcaaaaagagagagattgttagtgcgatTATCCCTGGGTTaaagttgactagtttgactcaagcttgagttttgatgtttgacaatatatggagattatatATGCAATTGTccgtttgggagattgttggtgtaattctcCACTGGTCAAAGGTTGATTAGTTTGATAgtagttaagtaggtcaaggttgatggatacttgattggaaaagcTCTAACTAAAGGTTAAGCAAGGGTAAGACCAACGAGATGgttggtagaagaagaaaaaccaaGCGGATTATGGagaaccggacacttggtgtgagaaagtcatggtgagtgaagtcagacaattagaaagtccttgtgagtgaagtcaCCTagctggaaagtccaagtgagtgaagctagatagtgaaaaaattctagtgagtgaagttaggtggtaaaaagtcctggtgagtgaagccagatactGAAAAATTCAAGCGGATTAAAGGTTGACTGAATACCtgatgtttggaagtccaagtgggtcatggaggactaggTTATACAATAAATAGTCATAGACAGGTTAAATCAAATCTAGAATATTCTCATCACTTGAGTAGTCATGATACATTGCTGGATGTCACTCATTACTTGTAtctttaaaattagattttagaGTCACTGCTaatgttatgagaacctattgggtcacacacagagAGTACATCAATTTTAGAGTTTGTTTTATTTAAGTCATACTAAAATAAAGTGAGTCTGAGTTTTAAGTCTGAAATTTATTTTAGatattaaacttgttagattaatGGGTTAATCTAATTGATCTTATTGGATTACTAAAATAATCTAATTGAatcttaaatttgttagattaatgAGTTAATATAATTGAATCTTATTAGATTATTGGGTTAATCTAATTAGatcttaaacttgttagattaatGATTAATCTAATATTCGTTTTGGTTTTTCAAACAAACTCAAACCAAATAAAGCCCACCTTATATGTCCACATTTTATTTTGGATATGCAACAAAATGAAAATATCTTATTAGATAACACTTCGAGGTTGAGTACAAACACAATTTTATTTGATAAGATCATGCCAACCCtaaaagttaggatttttttaccTCGCCTTAAATTGTGGCTAGCCCTATGGCGTGAACATGAAAGACTCCAATTATGCTCCTGAGACGGGCGGCGGCTGTAGTGTCTAAAATACATTTACATAAATCACATGCCTGATAGCATTAAATATGCTAAAGTAATTTGAATAAATGACTTAGGTAAATTAATTATGATTCTAAACCTTGTATTCATTTGCAAACCAATGGTTATTTCATTTGTGCAGTCACGACCTTGCTGCACGAACTGGAAGGAAAAGATGTTGATCGGAGGGAGGAAGGtgaaggggaggggggggggagcAATCGCGACCTTGCTACACGAACTGAGAGGGAAAGGCACGGATCTGAGGGAGGAAGGCGAAGAGAGTCATTCTCCGTTTGTGCTCTACGTCCCTTCTTTACCGGTGCTGGATTTTTGGgatatttttctatgaaaaggCATATTCTAAACTATTTTTTCTCACACCGCTGCATTTACAATTACATTGGTAGTAGTATGATGCATGATAGTAGGAGGTATTGTAAGAGGAATGGTGTTTTGATAAATAAAGGTAGTTCTTCAAAAGCTCAGGGTTCTTGAACGTTCTTGCGTGAgttttcttttcttggatttTTGCTATGAATTTTGCTGTGTTTTCTGGATTGCTGGAAATTTCTGGGTTTCTAGCTTTTTGCTGTGAACTTTGTTGTGTTTCTCTGGATTGCTGAATTTTTTGGGTTTTGAATTTCTGATGtgaattttgttatttttctggATTAATAGAAATTTCTAGGTTTCTGGCTTTCTTCTGTGAACTTTGTTGCATTATTCTGGATTTCTAGATTTTTTGAGGTTCTGGATTTTTGCTGTGAATTTTGCTGCATTTTTTGGATTGTTGGAAATTTCTAGATTTCTGGCTTTCTACTATAAACTTTGCGGCATTTTCTAGGGTTCTAGATTTCTGCTAtgaattttactagattttctaGATTGCTGAAAATTTTGGGTTTCTGGCTTTCTACTGTGAACTTTGTTGCATTTTTTTGGATTGCCGGATTTTCCAAGGTTCTGGATTTATGCTGTGAATTTTGCTGCATTTTCTAGATTATTGGAAATTTCTGGGTTTCTGGGTTTCTGGCTTTCTGCTGTGAACTTTGATGTGTTTTCCTGGATTGATGGATTTTCTAGGGTTCTAGATTTCTGTTGTGATTTCTCTACGATTTTCAAGATTTGTTGGACTTTCTGAGGTCCTATTACGATTTCTATGTTGTCTTCTAAGTTGCTGCATTTTTTTATGGACTTTATGAATTTTTTGATGCGTTTTATTTGGATTCGACGAGAGGATAAATTGGACCTGAACTTTGTTTCTTCAAGAGGGGTGTATGGGTTGTGACAAGAGGTGGTGATGAATCGGTTGAAAACGAGGGTGGGGAACTCACAAGAGGAGAGGGATTCGTCGAAAATGGGGGCAGTAAACTCACAAGAGGAATGAGATCCATTGAAAATGGGGGCGATGAACACCTAAGAGGAAAAGGAATATGTCGATAATAGGGATCATGGTCAGAGGGatttgatgaaacttatgcatAGTGAAGGTAAGAATCCCCGTAGGCATAAAATTACTATAAAGGTTTTAGATTAACGTGACTACCATTGAATTAAGATCACTAGATTTACAGTAAAAATTGTAAGTATATAGGAGTAGATGTTTATGTGTTAatgctattttttttaattatgaataCCTAGAATAATGGGTgtatatgcatgttttgtgaatGATAAATGTTTAGGAATGTTTGCGTGCTTGAAGTGCTGATTTGGATGTGCTGAGTCCCAAGactcattcttttttttttatgattggtTGCAGGTGGGGAGGATGTTGAGACAGGATTCTTGCACTTGAGTGGATTTCAGACCATGATAGTACACTCCCGAAGAGTTTTAATTTCCGCTTAAGTCTAGAAAGAATAAATTGTTATGGAAAGGATTCGAACAAGTTTGTTTGGGGTttaaatttctaattatttcttTAATGTTGGTTTCATATGCTTTAGTAGGGTAACACATTAAGACTTAAgttgtgtggataccatagaaaCGTGAACACTCTCATTGTGCTTAAATCGGCTTGATTCTCCAGATTCGCGATTCGCAAAAGTTTTGTGCATCAAAGAGGGAACTTTCTGTAGAAATTAACGCCAAAGAAAAAGAGTCGCCGCCTTTATTTTTGTGAAACAAAAGATAAAAGGTACACGACCTTATATAGATAATTACAAGAAAAAATCTAAAGAAAAAGtctaaagaaaaaatttaaacccTGAAAAGATAAAAAACTAAATTATCCTCAagactataaataaataattctaataaattatataatctaacacttTCCACACcaacaatttaatttgaattgtATGGATCTTGGTTGATTTTTTTGCCACCATATTTTATGTTTAATTTCACACAGAACCCAACATCATCTACCCTTCCTTTCTCTTCCTACTGCTCTAGCTTCATACCTCAAACAAACTTGACAGTCCCATCCTCCTTCATCGGCGACATTCGAAGAGCGTGCACGTTGAACCACTCGTTGACTAGTGGTTTGACCGTCCACATTATTTGGCCAGAACACCCTACTTTAATCTCTCAACGAGTCAACTCATCCCTCGACCTCAACCTGAACAAATTTCAAGATAAATGTTATATTGATATCGATATCAAAAATTTCAATATGGTATATAATAACTAAACTTTTTAATATACAATTAAATTGATATGATTCGATATATTTCGATAAGACATGTGCGGGCGGGATACCAAAAATTTAGGTATTTTACCCACCCTCCATGTAGATTGATGGAATAAAATgattctaaaccttcttcaacaaATTACATTCATAGTATATGTCCCAAAGAATTTGTCTGTTAAGCTACACCCTACGCCTTATACTCTATCTTTCTATAGTAGAAAAAACAGGGGCGTTCATTGCATCTTCCTTCCCTGCAACGGATGAAGAAGCTCCCTCTGAACTGTACATCATCATACTCTCTGTGATTGTTTTCGACATGTTGTTTCCATTTTCACGGCGCAAAGGCGAAAGAGAAGGTTGAATTCTCGTGTCAATTGCTTCCTTCAAGTAGTCCGCAGTCCTCACTTCTTGCGCCAGAGAACAAGAGCAGCAGCAGAGCCACCCGAAACAATCTGCAACATCCGGCTGCTTGCAGCAGTAGAGCTTAGTCTGAGGGAGGTTGAACTTCTTCCTCATCTGGATCCTCCAAAATCCTCCGTACAGCAATCCGAGAAAGCAGAGCAAGCAGCCAGCGATCGCCAGCGCTTCGCGAGCCGTCTCGTCGTTGACGTTGACAGCCGCCATGTTGAAGATGAACAGCGGCGCAAAGCAGAAGAGGAGGAAGGTGGCGACGTGAACGTACATATTTCCGAATCCTAGTCTGTTCATGTTCCACCCGAAGACGCAGCAGCTGCAGAAAACCGAGAGGTACGCCAGCGAAATGTCGTCCCAGAAATCGAACAGCCCTCCGGCCCACTGCGGGCTGCTGCTGTCCGCCGTAGCCAAGGGGGAGCGCCGTTCTTCCAGCGGTCGCAGGGGGAGATAAGTTTGCCTCTGGTTGCCATTGCTGCCGTCTTTGGATTCCTCTGTTTCTCCTTCGTACTCCCTTCCGAGAGGACTCAGCGTGCTGTACAGCCCTGAGACCGCCGTAGCGCCGATCGCGGCGGAGAGGCAGAGGCCCACTCCGACCGCGGGGCGCGACGATCTCCTATAGCCCAGGTTGAGAGCGCACAGCGCGTACTGAGCGAAGCAGTTGAGGTGGAGCAGCAGCAGCACGGCCAGCATGTGCATCCTCTCGTTGGGCTTCTGCGTTCCGTTCCTGCAGTAGAGCTTCCGCAGCCGCGCCGCGTCCGCTGGCTCCCACCGGATCAGGAGCGCGAGGTGGTGGAAGCGTCTCGGGTGCTGGTAGAGGCACATGAGCGTGAACAGGGCGTTGAGGATTTGGTTGTTCACTTCGAACCAGACGTCCCTCGTGGACTTCCTCGGCAAGGCGGCGTTCAACATTCCGGTCATGACCAAGAACAGCAGAGCGCCGGAGACGACGACGCAGGCCGTCCAGAGGAAAAGGGCCATGTTCATCGGCTCCTTGATCCACGCCCTGAAGGCCTCGAACGAAGTGGTCCAGTCGAGCTTGTTCGCGAAGGGAACACGAAACTGGCGAGACGATTTCGGATCGATCGGGGAAGGCGATGGATCCGCGAGGCCGAGAAGTGTTCTTCTGGAGGTGCTGATGTCAAGAACAAACTGATCATTTGGAGCGCCGCCCATTTCTTCCTTGATTTCTGTTCTTCTTTCGCCACTTCGCATCGGATTCATCATCTTAAACTGATGAACAGCACCATATCGCCATGGCTAAGGAAGATTGCAAACGAGAGAGAAAGAAAAGCACATATATATGATTCAAAGcaaacctgcgaagaagaagaagtggaaattggaacttctcttctcttcttgttgTTCTTTACGTTTATCGTCAGGCGCAGGAAATCGGAAGAAGCCAAGAAGGCGAATGGGTGGAAATGGAGAGATGGCGTGCGCGTGGAAGGGGACGCCGGAGTCGTGGAGGAACGGGTGATCTGCTCTAAAAAGTAAAAATCACTTGGCCGGTCTCCATGTTTGACCCAGAGAGAAACTTCTTCAACGTTTGAATTCTTCCTTCTTAGGGAAATATTCATTTCACTCCCTCCTAATTCGTGTTTtcgttaaaaaaaacaaaacagaaGACAACTTTCCGAGCGATTGGTTGGTAGAGCCTttacttatttaaaaatgattattttatatataattttaatagaaTCATCCAAAATATTTACTTTTATCATTTCATCCTTAAACTTTAGAAAAATACAATTATtctatatataattttgatagggttataaataaattaaatattcatatgtatattttatatttatattaatatgCAATTAGTTcggtaagaatttatttatatttattttaatatacataaaattaattaaatgaataaatttaaataatttattaaaatatatatatatatatatagttgattGTGAGCGGCTCAATTATAACTTAACTTGAGTTCAAATTTGATTGAGCTCGAGTCGAGCTCAAGTCAATTTGATTAGAAATTGTACTGATTTTGAACCTAATTATTATTAGCTCGATGACTTATCAAGTTAAAATGAGCTaacaataatatatatttttataatatataatatattaatttatttattaacaaataataaaaaaaattgagcaCGAGTCTATAATTAAATAAGCTCGGCTCTACGAGCTTGAGCGAGCACGAGCTCAAACTAGTATAAATGAAGTCGAGTCGAGCTTGAGCCCGCTCGAATTCATTTAAAGCCCTAGAGAGAACCGTATTTGAAAGGTAATACACCAAAGGAGCACGTAAATTTAGAAAATGTTCAACGTACCATGCTTTGAATGATCAAAAGGCACATTGATTTGGATGACTTTCCTGTCCTACCCCTCTACAAACCATAGATTTTAATTGGTACTTGTAAATTATCTGGGTCATATttaaaagattaaatataaaaattacttCTGTGTTTTAATTCATGTAATCTAAAtatctttcttcctctttcttcaATTGAGTAAAGCAAATCTCTCTCCTTTTCTCTCGCGTATATTTAtacaattcaaatt
This window of the Zingiber officinale cultivar Zhangliang chromosome 3B, Zo_v1.1, whole genome shotgun sequence genome carries:
- the LOC121968372 gene encoding uncharacterized protein LOC121968372, with the protein product MNISLRRKNSNVEEVSLWVKHGDRPSDFYFLEQITRSSTTPASPSTRTPSLHFHPFAFLASSDFLRLTINVKNNKKRREVPISTSSSSQFKMMNPMRSGERRTEIKEEMGGAPNDQFVLDISTSRRTLLGLADPSPSPIDPKSSRQFRVPFANKLDWTTSFEAFRAWIKEPMNMALFLWTACVVVSGALLFLVMTGMLNAALPRKSTRDVWFEVNNQILNALFTLMCLYQHPRRFHHLALLIRWEPADAARLRKLYCRNGTQKPNERMHMLAVLLLLHLNCFAQYALCALNLGYRRSSRPAVGVGLCLSAAIGATAVSGLYSTLSPLGREYEGETEESKDGSNGNQRQTYLPLRPLEERRSPLATADSSSPQWAGGLFDFWDDISLAYLSVFCSCCVFGWNMNRLGFGNMYVHVATFLLFCFAPLFIFNMAAVNVNDETAREALAIAGCLLCFLGLLYGGFWRIQMRKKFNLPQTKLYCCKQPDVADCFGWLCCCSCSLAQEVRTADYLKEAIDTRIQPSLSPLRRENGNNMSKTITESMMMYSSEGASSSVAGKEDAMNAPVFSTIER